CCGGAAAATTCCCTGGGTCCTCCCGGCCTAGGATACGAGACAGGATCAATGAAGATTCCAAAGAAAAGCAGCGTATCCTATTTTCTGTTAAATGTAAAGTTTTCTACCAATGAAAAGGGGAATTTGATTTAGTTTACCCTCTCAACATAAAGCCTTATTgatcaagggttaaaaaaagattctattttCAAAAGAGCACGAAATTCTGAATAGCTGCTGCCCCAGATTTCTGAAGAGCAAACTATGCCTGAAAATGTTCCTTCGGCCAGTGAAAAGCCATGTAAATTAATGGGAAGGCTTTTCACGGCATGACCTTATTACACACAAGGAAAAGAGGGGCTGGTGTCCTGCCCGTGTCCTCGTCCACGCCTGGCCTGGGGGAGGGCTCTACGTGAGGAGTGGCTGGTGGCCAGAAGCAGGCATCCTTGAGAAGGAGGCCAGAGGCCTGACGTGCTCCTGATGATGCATTTTAGCATTttaagtgaggaaggaaggacaggGAAGGGAACAGGAACTGCTCAAAGCAATTTGATGTGAAAACCTGGGAAGCGCCTCCGTGGAAGCTGGGGAATTGGGACTTGAAAGAACTTTCAGACGGCCACGGGAGCAGCATTTGGGAAGTGAGGGAAGCCAATTGGTGTGCCGAAAGCCCTTGGAAAAGGTGCTTTTGAGTCACCATGAAAACAAACAGATTCAGAGCCGGCCATCTCCATCTTCTTACCTATACTCTACCGGCATAATTTCGGCAGCCAGGTTCTCGTAACTTGTGGAGACGGAGCCACCTGCAAAGACAGAGCCCGTGAAAGGCTGCGCTCCCCAGGAAAGTGAGGGGGGCCCCTCCTCACCCGCCCGCGCTCGGACCGACCTGCCTGACTGAGGTGGTCCTGCTGCACCTGGGAACACCGGAGCTCCTCGTTGGTCTCTTTTAGGGCGTCGCGCTGCACGATCAGTCTCTGTAAacaattgggggtggggtggagaagggGGTTTTACCTGCCCGTCAACAAGCAGGGTGAGCCCCACGGACAGAGGAACTCCCTGAGATATCCCGAAGCTCCTGCCAATGACGGAGGAGAGCCGGGCTAAGCCGGCCCCAACCCATCTCTTTCCTACAATTCTAAGCGCCTGGTCCTCTTTTATGTCCCTAAGTGGACGGGCCCTGAGCTCTGGGGACGGGGAGCCGGGACCCCCCAACTGTCTCTACTGTAGAGGGTCTTCGGAGGGCTGCGCCCATACTCCGAGCCCCCAGGCCTGCCCCTCCCATCTGGCAGACCGCTCTAAGGAGACCCCAAGGCCAGCCAGCAGCACCGCTGACTGCAGGACTCCCATGGCAGGAGCCTGGGCTCCCCCGTCTGCACCCAGCGCCAACCTCGGCTCAGGCATGAAGCCCTTTTGTAACTGGACATCCTCGGGCGGCACCCTTTTTAGCACGGACTCTCCCGTGTTGGGGCCGATTGTCGTGGAAGTTACGGCGCTGGTATCGGGGTGTTTTCTGTCACAGCCACGCACGGCGGTGACCATCAGCCATGACCCCCCCTCCCCTGGACCGCAGCGGCGAAGGTTCAGAAGGGGACTAAAGGCCTTGACGATGACCATCGCCATCAGGCAGGGACTAAGACAAGAGCCTGATCTCCTATGAATGAGGCTATCCTAGGAACACAGGCCCGTGCAGCCCTTCAGTGAACCCCTGAAGCACCCAGAATCCCGCCGCCAAGGGGGCTTCAGGACCCTCCTGGCCATGCCTGACCCCTAGCCGACAAGCTCCGGTGCTCCAGCCTCGACACCTGGACCTCCAAAGCGGCTCCAGGCCCCTCTGGACCCAGCAGAATGGGAGTGTGAAGAAACGTGTGCAAAGGGTGACCCCCTCCAGGCTACATATGTGTCCCCACTTCCGCCAACCGAGCTCCCCAGAGCACGAAGGCCGGGGGCGCTCCATATCTCCCTAACCAGGACTTCTGGAACGCAAAACAAGCGTTCCTCCCTTCGCCTAGGATGGGCATAGGAGCAACGGCGGCCCCCCGGGCCTTTAGTTTTGCCTCGGGGCCCTCTCCATCGTGTTAGCATTTAGGCAGCACATTTGAGGGGGACAATGCTAGAGGCAGGAAGGCTTCCCTAGACAACGGTGGGGGAGGGCAGAAATGAAGAGCTGCCCCCGGAGAGGTGGGCACGGGGTGGCCGTTTGGGCCTCCGTGTCACAAGTTACTCTAGTCTGGGCTCTGAGAAAACAAGGACAAAGTGACCTCCCACAGAAGCAGCGACACAAACTCCGTCCTGAAGTTgggaccttccttccttctgaggAAACATTAACACGTGCAGCCAACACTCCCTACTCTGCCCCTCGTGAGGGCCGGCTGGGAGAACGGACTTCAGACCCTGTCCTGATGCCAGCAGTACCGGCAGTCCGGGACGCCGCCCCTTCAGACCTGTTTGGCCCCTGACTTGGGGGACAAACTGGACAGGATGAGCGCCTGGAAGGACCCTGCTCTAAGGGCTAAGCCCTGGCTCTGGCCTCCCGGGCCCCGGCTCTGGCCTCCCGGGCCCCGGCTCCGGCCTCCCGGGCCCCGGCTCCTTGCTGAGAGCAGACCCGGCCCGAGGCCCAGCTAGCACACAAGGAGGCTCACATCTTTCTCCTTAAGCAAAGCTTCATGCTTCTCCTCCAGGCGCTTCATCTCAAAGGCCAACGTGTCGGCTCTTTTGGATTCGTCGGAAAGCTTAACGTGAAGATCCTGAACCTGTGGTGGAAGACAAGGAACGAGGCGTGAGCCGGGGCGCGGGCCTGACGCCGAGGCAGGCAAAGGAAGACGGTCCAGGAGACGAGGCTCTCCCTTCCCCGCCGGGGCCGTGGCCGGCCTTCGGGGCCAGGGAGGCCTCAGGGGGGCCGTGGGTTGGGGAGAGACTTGATAAGAGCCACAACGAGCGTGCCCAGGAGGACCCCGTGAGCAGGAGCAGAGCCGCCACGGCAGGGCCCGGCTTCACGCTCCGCCAGGGCCCCTCCCGGGGCTCCCAAAGCGCAACAGGGAGGGAGACAAGGAGGCGAGCCGGGGGGCGGCTCCCCGCGCAGGGCCCCCCAGTCTCTCACCTGCCTTTTATACATTTCTAACTGGGTGCGGGCCGCGTTCGCCTTCTTGAGCTCCTCCTCCAGGCTGACCGTGTTGTGCATGTACATCATGTTCGTGTCCTGCAGCGACTTCACCTGCCGCCTCAGGTCATTCAGGTCTTGGAGCTTTTGGCGGTAAATCTCGACGGTGGACTCGAGTTTACTAGCTTTATCGGAGGTCGTCCTACGGTAAAAGAGGCGGAGATGGGAGAAGGCCGGCCGAGGCGCGGCGTGGCCTTCCCCGTGAGCCGGAGGCCGCAGCCAGGCTGGCCCAGCTGGGCCCCCGGGAAGGCTGCGAAGGAAGGACGCTTCTGCCTCCGGAAGAAAAGCTTCCTGCTGGGCTGTAGGTCCCCTTTTTCTCTGGGCGGATCCCCAACCAGGGACTCCCTAAGACAGTGGCAGAGTCGAAGGCTCTCTGGAGCCCAGGCAGCTTCCCCTGCTCGGCTCCCACGGCTCGGGCCGCAGGTGGCTGTGGGGGGCCTCCTCCAGGGAGCCCGCCTCCCCCTTGTCCCGGCTCTGCCGGCAGCTTTGGTTCCAATGggcccatggccaacacacacaCGGCCTCCCGTGGAGCCTGCCCCAGGGCTGCTGAGCCTCCTGCCCCGGCCCAAAGAAGCGTGCGAGTCGGTCCTGGGGAAAGGAAAGCCGGGAGGGATCTCTTTCTCAGAGAAGCCCGGGGTGGGGGcaggacagagagccaggcctggaggccggaggtcctgggttcaaaggtggcctcagacacttcccagtgggGGACCCTGCCGGGCCCTGACGGCTAGGATGCTCGTCCGCGTCTCACAGACGGAACCTCCCAAAGGGCGGCCACAGCTGGGGCTCTTCCCAGCCTAAGGCGAGGCAGAGGCGGCACTGCCTGGCAGCCGCCGCTGGGATGGCGCCGAGAGGGTGCCCGCGGCCCGGGCAGTGAGGACGAAAGGCCCCCCGCCTCGCCCGAGCCCAGCCCCACCTGAGGACGTCGATCTCGTCCTTCAGGGCTCTCGTCTCCTCGGCCAAGCTCGTGAGCTCGTCGTTGCGGTGCTGGAACTCCACGAGCTGCTTCTCGAGCTCCTCACAGTGAAGCCGGTAGTCATCTTTGGCCGCCTCCAGCCTTCCGCAAAGAAAGACACGTCAGGTGTGCGACCCCCTGGACACGGGGTGCACGTGGGCGTCTGGGAAGGGAAGGCCAAGGGCGCCCGGAGAGCCCGCGGCCTCGTGGGAGGGCACCAGAGGACCGACGGGGCGCCGGGAGCCCTCGCCAGCCCCTGGGCACGGAAGCCTCCCCGGAGGAGGCCTCGCTGACTCCACCATCCCCACCCAGGGATTTGAGGCACAACAGAGGCCCCAAGCAGAAAAGTCAGAGGGTTAGCGGCCCGGCCAGGCCCTCCGAGGCCAAGTGGCCCGACCCCGCCAGCCCGAGGGAACCTCAGTCCCGGGGCCAAGAGAGCAGCGTCCAGCCTGGGCCGGCCACGGTCCTGCTAGTAAGAGTTTGGGTCGTCTGCCTGAATTTGGTGAGACGCCAACCCGACACCTCCAGGCACATTTACGTGTCCATTTGTATAAGTAACGCGGGAGGAGCGCGGAGCGGCCCAGGGACGcagcgccaggcctggagccgGGAAACCTGGCTCAAACGTGCCTCATGCACTCGGGCGCCGGCTGGCTGCCAAGTCATCTAAGCTGTTCGCCTCGGCTTGCTCAAGCGCGAAATGGGAACGACAATGGCAGCCACCTCCTGGGGGGCCGCGGGGATCGAAGGAGATCCGTGCCAAGGGCCCAGCACGGTGCCCGGCCCCAGGAGGCGTCCCCCGAGAGGGAGTCGCGGCACTGAATGCGAGTGACCCGGGGGGAAGGGGAAGCACAAAGTGAAACCACGGCCCTTTGCCTCCCCGAATCTCGGACTCCCCAAGACCCCGCGGCCGCTTCCGAGGTCCGCCAGGCCAGCCCCGCCTGCCCCCACACGGGCACACACGGACAGCCGGCCGGCACGATGGCAGCAGGCCAGAGCCCGGCACTCCCCGGGCTGGGGGGGCCCCGAGCAGTGAGCGGTGACGCCGCGGGCCGAGGAGGCAGGACGCCTACCTAAAGTTTTCTTCTTGTAACTGCTCTACTTGTAACTGTGCATGAAAatacttttttgccaccacagtgTTGGGATCTTCCAGAGAACCGTCCAACTGGTCGAGTTTTTCATTCATCATCTCGTTCTCAGACACCAACGTGTTCTTCTCATCTTGAAGGGCCGTCACCTGCGCGGCGGAGAGGCGGTGAGGGCAGCCCCCCCTGCTGAGGCCGCCCCCCCAGCCTCCTCCCGGGGCCCCCTCGTGAAGGGGCTCTCTCTGATGGGGGGTCTCAGCCCAGCCCAGGAGGCAGGCCCGTGAGGATTCCCATTTGACAAGGAGAAAATGGAGGCGGCCCCCGGTTAAGCGAGTGGCCCAGGGTCTCCCAGGGGCTGGAAGCCCCGAGTCCAGGCCCCTCACCTGCATGTCCAGCTCTTGGCATCTCTGCTTCAGCTCCTCTTTCTCGGCTAGTGCGTCCTGGAGTTCTTCCAAGGCTCTTTTAAGCTGCGACAAGAAGGACACCCCACTGGACGGTGCGCCTTCACGCCGCGCACACGACACCCAGAGCTCAGGTCGAGGAGAACGTGCTCCGGGATGCCCCCACCCAGAGGCGGCTCGGCCCCTCCAGGAGCCCTCCGGCCAGAAGCTGCTGACCGCCGCAGGAAGACCTCCCGGGGATGTCTGCGGTCCACTGCTGTGCCCGAGCTCGCCGAGCCCACCCACCCCGAGCCCACTCGGGACCCGACGAGGAGACCCTCGGACGGGGGATGCCGGTAGTTCCGGGAAGCCGCCCCATGACAGGGTAGGCGACGGGCCGGCGGGGCCCGGGGATGTGCGGCCCTCCGTGAGTGAGGGGCCGGGGCTGGGGCCAAGGCCCAGGGGGGCAGCCTGAGAAGACGGCCCTCCCCGTGGCCGCCGGACGGCGGGCTACTTCGGAACAGGGCCGGGGCGCCAGAACCACCAGAGGGCCCCACCACGCACTCCGGCCGAGGCCGCCCCTCCGTGCCCGGTGCACTAACCACTATCCAAGGGGAGAAGATTTGGCCCATGGTCCCAGCGAGTCAGGGGCAAAGGACAAAGAAGCTGCCTGGGCTGGCCGAGTCGCGCTCTGTTCCCCACCTCCCTGACCCCTCAGGCCCTCGCACGGCATGGAGACTCGCCACCTAGGAATGGCCAAATCTTTTCTACTTCTCTCATCACTTGTTACCAGGCACTGAAAAGAAGGCACAACGATTTCTACGAGAGGCTTCATCTCGGCCACAGGCTCCTTAGACATCTGATGTCGGAACCTTCGGGCCGCCGCTTCACAATCATCTCCCGGGCAACGGGCCGCCCGTGACATCGCCTGCACCTTGTCCTAGCAAAGGGGCCGGCCCGGGGGGGCCTCAGCGGGCGCCTCGCCGTACCTGGTACTCGAGCTCTCCGGCGGCGTCGGTGGGGGCGCAGCTCACGATCTCTTTACTCATCAACTGGAGAGAGAAGCGGCCCAGTGAGGCACCTGCACGGGGAAAGGAGCCGCCCCGGCCCCGGGCAGATGGGCCCAGAGGCCCGAACCCCCTCCCACAGGGCCCTAAAGGCCCCTTGCTCCGGGTGCCCCAAGGCCACCCCCAGCCCCGACGCCGAGGGCCAGGGAAGGGGCAGCCCCGGGAGGATCAGACTCGGCCTCAGCGCAGAGTCCAGGGCCGAGTCACAAAGGCCTCCCTGCTCGGGCGGCTCCCTGGGATGGCCCATGCCCCGTGAAGCACTGACCCTCCATCTCGGGAGTCGGACCCGATGGAGGGTGAATTTACTGCAAAGGCCTCACGAGGCCAGGCAGGAGGAAGGGCTCCGGGAAGGAGGCACCTGAGGAAGGAGGCTGCCGAGTCCTGAGGGAAAAGCATTTCTGAGGACCTTGGGGGAGGGCAGGTGCTCCAGGCACCGGGAAGTGGACGAGGAGGtctgggggagaggaggagaaaagccCATTTCCCGGGCCTCAGAGGCCAGAGGGCCCAGGGAGGCTggggaagagctttaaaagctacTGGCGCCCACCCTGGCGGGGAGTCTCCCCTCTAGACCCCTTTCCAAAGCCCTCTGGAGGCACTGCGGGGAGCAGCCCCCTTGGCACCGGCCTTTGCCTCCTGCATCCCCAACCAAAAAATCTCCTGCTTCTGGCCGTGCCCGGCCCTTCGGAGTCCCCGGAAGCCTGGGACCAGGAGTGCGACCCCCATTCTTGTCCTCCTCTTGAGGAGCCAGGCGCCCCCCTCCGTTTCTCACCTCCTGAATAGCAGTCATCACAACGTGCTGAACCGACTCTTCGAGGGTCATGATGTTCTGGATGTGCTCTAGGGGAGAGCAGACGAGAGAGCGCTGAGGAGGGAGCCCCAGGGCGGGCCGCTGCCAGGGAGACATGCAGCCTCCCATCCGGGGGACCCGGCCTGCTCACGCCCAAGCCAGCAACCTCAACGCAAAGGTAGGTGCATGAGGCGGCGGACACGCACCCCCTGAGGCCCGCCACACAGGGAGCAAAGGGCGCTGGAGGCCCCCGAGCCTGCCGGAAGCCAGCCCCCACCCCATCGGGTGGCAGGAGTGGGGCCAAAGACATGAAAGGTCAGGGTCACTGTCCATGGGGCCCTGAGGAAAGCAGCAGGGAGATGGGCAGCAGGGGAAGGCCGGGAGGGAGACAGGCAACAGGGAAAGGCCTCTCAGAGCATTCTGTTCAGGACGCCCAGACGCCAGGGCACTCTGCTGGGGGCCCAGGGAAGGGTCACCTATTGGGACAGGAAATGAGGGTCATTATGGTGATCCCAAAGACTGGGAGTGAACAAGGGCCTGAAGGGCAAGGACCAGGCAGGGGTGGCATATGAGGGAGCCAGAGAGGCCACCCCAATGTTCACCCTCCACAGGGCAGATGAGGGAAGGCTCACAGCCAACACCAGACTTTAAACCACAGAAAATGAACAAGTAGCAGCCACAGCTGGACaactcagagaaagaaagatttagaGGGTGAGAAGCTCTGCTCTGGCCATTAAGCCGAACACATCAGTGGAACCATCCATGGTCCTGTCCTGAGTGGCCGTGGTCAGACGGATCTGGAgttggggatgggagggagggctGGAATTCGTGTTGGAAGGACATGAATGAGGAAGAGCTGACAGGGCAGGCCTGAGACGGAGAGGGAGGCAGCATGTGGGGTCACAGGAGCAAAGGCAAGCAAAATGTCCCCAGAGAGCAGCATCGGGGCCCTCAAAAGGGGACAAGAAGGACCCTGGCTTCTACTACCGCCTGGCCCAAAGCCCCCAGAATGCTTTGGACAAGGTTCCCTCATCCCAGCACTCTGTTCCGAGCCCAATGTGACACTTAGGAGAGGAGCCTCCGGGCTCTTCAGCTCGTTTCTGCTGGATCCACTACAGAAAGGATTACTTGAAGCAAAAAGGTCAAGGGAGGCTCCTGGGCCACAGACACTGGTCCTCGAGCCTGCAATTGTGGGGAAAAGCAGAGCTGATGTCCTTCCTCACTAGACCAGAAAGATTCCAAGACTAGCAAAGGGTATCGGAGGCCTCAGAAGCTCGTCCCAAGATGTGGGGGCTGGTCCCCGCCTACGACAATGCCTCAGCCACTAGCACAAGCTCAAGGATGTGAGCAAGTTTAAAAGGAACTCCCGTCCCCTGATGCTGCCCCTTTTCAGAAGTAGCTGCCCGGGGACATCCTGCTAGGTACAAGTCAGAGGAGAAGGAAGGTCTGCTGACTCCCAGGACAGCCAAGCAGAGACTAAACAAAGCCTTAAAACAGCTTGCATTAGAGCTCCATGAGTGACCAGAAGGGTCACTTCCACAGACAACACCCCTCCGCAGTGTCGCCGCTGGCACGCACATACCTTGTTTCTTCTCACAGTTGACTGCACAGCCTAAAATAAGCTGCAGTAACCTGCCGAGTTCCGTAGGGTCCGAGCGTTCTGTTATTTGACTTAAATCAGGTATTAGTTCTTCACATATCTGTTGACCTAAAAACTGCAAAATCAAAGAGCATGGAATCAGGCTTCTGATGTGATATGAGGCACGACATTTTCGATGTTATTTCATAAGTACAGATTTGATTCTTGGatggaaaatattaagaaattatagtCTGGAGGCACAAATGTGCTAAAGAAGATTTTAGATTGTTGATACAACCAAGAATTATTAATAAGGATGGgttagaaaagtaaaaaaaaaaaaccaccctaaACACCCTGACCCCCAAGGAAATCTACACAACACAGCCACAAAATGTCCCTCTGCATTGCTCTTGGCAGCCAAAAATATCCTACAGTCAATTTAAGGTAGATGAAGCAGTCCTACTGAGTCTCGTGTGTAAAAAAAAGCATATATCAGGAAGGCCTATATCCACAATTTCTTGGTGCAAGAATAATACCTGTAGAATAATGGCAAAGGATGATCTTCCAGGTCCCATTTGGAAATGCATTAgagttcatctttcatttttcagattaatATGAAAGCCTTCTGGGAAACAGGGTAACTTTAGATCAAATTCAGAGACAGTTTGGAAAGAATCCTTCAAAACCCCCCTTATTTGGACTTACTAGAATTGTATAACAAGTTAAAAAGGCCATCAAAAATCTCTTCATAAGAAAAATTGCCCCATTCTTCATACTGATAAGCAGTAGGCTAGGCAAGCTTCTGGATGGTGTTGGCAGCAGACTCGCTGCTTCCTGTCCCAAAGCATCCTAGAAGAGAGCTGCTTCACAGAGGAAACTCGGACGGCAGGCTAAGACTGGTGCAAGCCAGAAGTCATTCGGCATACACGTCTGTCAGTGCCCACACAGAGTGCAGAGTTCCAGGCTGGGCACTGAGAGATTCAGAGGGCTGAGAAGATGAGCCCCTGCCCAGGGGAGCCTCCGGGCTAACGCAGCTGCCAGGGCCCAGGCCCTGCTACGCGGAGCACTTTCTGGAAAGTGGCTCCTTCCATTTCTGAGCTTCCAGACACTGGCTACTGTCACGACATGTGTTCCCTAGCAGTGGACAGTAACAGTCAGTGATGCGTGCCACAACCTCTAAAAATGCATCCACTGGGAAAAAACGAAGCCAAGGCGCTGCAGTATCCACCTGGCGACTGACTTTTCTTCTGCGTAACCACTTTTATAAACAGCGGCTGCTCAAAGCACAGCGAGGCTCAGCTTACTAGTTCAAGGAGGACTAGACTGGATGGAAATCAGAATGAAGTGGGAAACATGACGTAGGTCTGTAAAATAAGTCACCTGTTCATACCTCATGATAATACCTTGTAATTCCTTGAAGAACTTTCTTCAGATTGCTAGCCTGAAATGCAGAGAGAGACGGCAAAGGTAAATGAAGGGATCTCCTGCCTGCCTGTCTCACACTAAGGGAGTCGCAGCTGTTCTCCTAAAGCAAAGCTCCAGCATCCAGCTGGACAAAGGCACCAGGAGCATTCGGCGGAGCAGCCTCCCTGGGCTGGCCACTGTCCTGGCTGCTGGAAACACAAGCACAAGAGCTTCTGCCCTAGCGGGCTTCACCCTTCATCTCGGGTCTGAGAGGCGTGTTGGAGCTAAAGCTGGGACTTTGTTGCAATGGGAGCGCCCGGAGGAAGAGCAGGCAACGCGCTGCCCGGAGCCAGGCCTAGGGCAGGGTCCCCGTCAGGACAGGACAGGGCAGAAGCACAAGCCCTGAGGACCTTTCCTGAAGGAGGCCCCTGGAGAAGGTGGCCCTGAGCTGGGCTCAAAGGCAGCTGGGAAGGGAGAGCCTCCAGCCCAGGGGCCAAACTTAAGGGCAAACAGCTGCTCGATATCCTGAAGAGTACCTGAAGTCTTACATTCACTTAAAAGATACATGCCAGCATCAGTTATGTCCTCCCatatctgtatttttaaaagtattcccCAAGTACACTTTAATCTGGCTTAGGGCTCTGTGCCTGAGAGCTGCGGGTCAGGACACCTCCGTCTGCTTCAGCCATCTCCCAGCCCAGTTTCTCCTCACTCCCACCTGCCTTTCCTGATGGTCCTAATGCTAGAGCCCAGAGACAGCCAGCAGGCACCACAGAGCACAGGCCCCAGGGCTAGAAGGACCTGAGTTTTAATCTAACCTGACTGGCCAGAGCTGAGACCTTGGACAATTAACTCAGCAAACCTTGGTCTCACTGTTTCCACATGTGTAAAAGGGAGATAACAACACGAACCTcgcagggttattatgaggagcAAATGAGCTGTTTGTCAATCACTTAGCCCAgagcctagcacacagtaagcatcagtattattattttcattatctccAATTGTCCCTATGtacagcaggaaaaaaaaaggaagaaagagaggaagaaagaaaggaaggaaggaaggaaggaaggaaggaaggaaggaaggaaggaaggaaggaaggaagaagaaaggaagaaagaagaaaggaagaaagaagaaaggaagaaaggaagaatgaaagaaagaaaggaaggaagaaaggaagaaagaaagaagaaaggaaggaagaaagaaagaaaagaaagaaagaaagaaagaaagaaagaaagaaagaaagaaagaaagaaagaaagaaagaaagaaagaaagaaagaaaagaaaaaaccatgtcttccaccttagaatcaatactgtgtgttggttccaggacagaagagcgctaagggctgggcagtgcaggttaagtgacttgcccaaggtggcacagccagaaagtgtctaaggtcacatttgaacccaggatctcctgtctccaggcctggctctccatccactgtgcccaTCTCACCGCCCTTTCCTCTTGTACACATCTTGTTTGTATAAATcattttcatgttgtttcctccattaaaccatgagctccttgagaagagggCCTCTGCACCTCCAGGAGAGGAACAACAAGAAGGCCAGGATGGCTGGCTGCCTACCTGCGCGGAAGGCTGAGGGTAAGCAAGGAAAGGGACACTCCCAGAAGTGAGGAGGCCCAAAGGACAGGCACCAGCTAGAAAGATGGACTCTGCGTTCCTAGCACAGCAGATGGGGCTGGAGGGAGCACTGCTCTGGCAAGGATCTGTCCAGTGTCTCCAGCATACCAGCTGCCTCTCCCCTGCAAACACCTTGTTTGTACACATCTTCTCATGTTTCCCCAAACAGGACCAGGCTTGGACACTTCTTCCCTCAGCCTAGCAGCTCTGGGCAGCCGCCCCTTTAATGAGGAGCCCCCCCACCCCTGTCCCCTTCACTGCCAGACTCTTGGAGCCGTGCACACACAGCGCTTTCCTTCTCAGTCCTTTGGACGGCTCTTAGGAAGGCTGAGAGGACCTCAAGCGCTAGtggccttctttctctctctctctctcttgacccTTCCTGGAGCACTAGCCATGGACACCCACCTGGGCACCCCTCCTTCCAGGGCACTCTCTTCCCTTGGTTCTAGGGGAAGGCTCACTCCCAATTTTCTtgactaacaataataatattgatagtaTTGGTTCAGCATCTACTGTCTGTAGGAAAACATATTTTCTCCCTTGTGACGATAAAAGCCTGCTCCTATGAGAAcagcattattaaaaaaaatctttgtacttCCCAGACTGGCACAGTGCCTGTGTAGACACTTCACAAATACTTGTTGATCAACTGATTGGATCAAACTCCAACATGGCTAAGACTTCTTCCCCTTTGGACTAGGCCAAGAGACTTCCCCAGCTGCCCTCTGCCTCCCTGGATGGAGGGTGATGTGGATCTGCCTCCTTCTGCCCTCCAGGCTTATTTCATACCAACCTTCCAACTCTCCATCCTCCCCCCCAACCTCCCTCTGATCTCCAGCCCTCAGGCTTATCCCCAGAACCTCTCCCCTTAGCCCAACTGGAGCTGGGGCCTCCATCCATCTTCAGAATACCTCAGGCTGTATCACAGGGGACACTCTCCCAGGTAATCTCCCCAAGGCAGAAATGCAGAGGATGAGcccaggaaactgaggttcactcAACAGCACTCTCTATACTCCACAATAAACCTAGGTGTCAAAGTGTAGGCACCACCATAGAAAGGAGGCTGAGAGAGTCCAAGTGACTGAAGCAGGTGTAAAGTACCTGGTTCACTCGACTCCCAAAGACTGAACATCCCCCCCCACAACAGCTCTGTGCAGCAGGCTGATCAGATGGTATTAAAAGCTGAAAGAGAGTGAAAAGTCTTGTTCCAGGAACCAGGATGTGGCCTTCATC
The window above is part of the Gracilinanus agilis isolate LMUSP501 chromosome 4, AgileGrace, whole genome shotgun sequence genome. Proteins encoded here:
- the HOOK1 gene encoding protein Hook homolog 1, encoding MEGEQQQLSPQPQLQLCDSLMIWLQTFNTAAPCKNVRQLTNGVAMAQVLHQIDVAWFDDSWLGRIKEDVGDNWRIKASNLKKVLQGITRYYHEFLGQQICEELIPDLSQITERSDPTELGRLLQLILGCAVNCEKKQEHIQNIMTLEESVQHVVMTAIQELMSKEIVSCAPTDAAGELEYQLKRALEELQDALAEKEELKQRCQELDMQVTALQDEKNTLVSENEMMNEKLDQLDGSLEDPNTVVAKKYFHAQLQVEQLQEENFRLEAAKDDYRLHCEELEKQLVEFQHRNDELTSLAEETRALKDEIDVLRTTSDKASKLESTVEIYRQKLQDLNDLRRQVKSLQDTNMMYMHNTVSLEEELKKANAARTQLEMYKRQVQDLHVKLSDESKRADTLAFEMKRLEEKHEALLKEKDRLIVQRDALKETNEELRCSQVQQDHLSQAGGSVSTSYENLAAEIMPVEYREVFIRLQHENKMLRLQQEGCENERIAELQEQLEQKHRKTSEMETEQRLSKEYIRGLQQQIEDLQKTLQEQGTKAEGESSSKLKQQLEAHMEKLTEVQEELQKKQELIEDLQPDLTPNAQKIHDLEAALQKKDEDMKAMEERYKIYLEKARNVIRTLDPKLNPASAEIMLLRKHLAEKDRRIEILEGECKVAKFRDYEEKLIVSAWYNKSLAFQKLGMESRLTGGNGSCNDSGAYPPARSFLAQQRHITNTRRNLSVKVPATTSD